Part of the Candidatus Dependentiae bacterium genome, CTTACCTACCTTCATCATTCAACACCTTCTCTTCCCTTTTATCACTGAAAAAAAGTATGCTTAAGCAGCAGTTGTTGCTCCGCTACGTGTTGCAGCAGCAACTTTTTTTGCTAATCTGCTAATTTTACGAGAAGCGGTATTCTTTTTCAGAACGCCTTTTCCTCGAGCACGTGCAAGCTTTGATTCAGCATCTCTGAGCAATTCTTGCATAACTGCAAGATCGTTGCCTTCAAGAGCAGTCATAACTTTTTTAGTAGCTGTTTTGAATTCAGAGCGACGTGCAACATTACGTTCACGACGAACTTCGTTCGTAAGAGCTCTTTTTTTAGCGGATTTAATATTCGCCATGTAAACCGTCCTTAAAATCGAAATCAGATAAAACTATTAAACAACTTTTTCAACTTTGCCAGCTTTTACGCATTTTGTGCACACTGCACCACGATGAACATTACGTTGTCCCTTCATGGTATAGCGCATAACATGAACGTTTGGATATACCCAACGAATAGTTCTGTTATTTGCGTTACTCACATTATTAGCTGAACGGGGTCGCTTATCACAGATCGAACAAATATTAGCCATTGTATTAAAACCCTTTCGCATGGAAAGCCAAAAATCAATACTAGTTTACCAAAAACCTATTATTTTAAAAGATCCCAACACAAAGTTAGCTAAAAACCCAAACTTTTATGAAGATTCACCTTTAAATCGTAACTGTTACTCGTCTTGGAGGCTATGCGTTTCACGCGGAGGCAAGCCCAAGAGCTCATAAACTTCTTTAGCCTGCAAGGTCTCTTTTTCAACCAAGGTCTTAGCTAATAAATCGAGTTTATCACGATTTTGCTGTAAAAGCTCATCACCGTGCTT contains:
- a CDS encoding 50S ribosomal protein L28; this encodes MANICSICDKRPRSANNVSNANNRTIRWVYPNVHVMRYTMKGQRNVHRGAVCTKCVKAGKVEKVV
- the rpsT gene encoding 30S ribosomal protein S20, with protein sequence MANIKSAKKRALTNEVRRERNVARRSEFKTATKKVMTALEGNDLAVMQELLRDAESKLARARGKGVLKKNTASRKISRLAKKVAAATRSGATTAA